The segment TACGGATTTTTATACGCATTTATCTGTGCTCATTTGTATAAAATTGCGCCGTTTTTGATCTGGTATCATTATGTATCGCCTTATGTGGGCAAAGGTAAAATTCCACTACTTGAAGATATGATTATCAAAAATTTGGCCTATTTTGCGATATTTGCAAACATAATCGCACTTGTTTTTGTCGTATTTGAAATCACAGCGTTTGCGCTTATTTTTCAAGCACTAAGTATAATTTTTGTAGTAATAAACATAATAAATGTCTTTAAATACACTAAATTTGGAGTAGAAAATGGAAGAGATAAAGGATAAAATCTACACTGCACTTCGCGCTGTAATCGACCCTGAGGTGGGCTTTGATGTAGTAAGTCTTGGGCTAATTTATGGCGTTAGCGTCGATGAAAATAAAAACGCCACAATCACAATGACTCTATCGACTCGCTCATGCCCATTACACGAAATGATGATAGAGTGGGTAAGAAATGGCGCAAGTAGCGTAGATGGCGTAAAAAATGTCCAAATCGAACTTGTTTGGGAGCCAGCGTGGAATATCGAAATGGCGCAAGATCATGTCAAAAAAGCACTTGGCAAAATTTGAAGGTTTTATAACCTTCAAATTTGTTAAATTTGGTGTTAAATTTATATAAAATTTATCGCAAAAACAGCTGGTTTTGGGAGTTTGCGCAGGCTGTCTTTGAGCATTAATTTGTTTTTTGCGCCAGTGATTTGCAGGGTTAAATTTTCGAATTTAAACTCCAAATTTTTAAGTGCGTTTTCATTTAAAATCCTAGCGAATTCGCACAAAAAGCTAAGCCACGCTAATGTTCGCTCATTTGGTAAAATTTCGCTTAAATTTGCAAAATTTGGGCTTAAATTTGGCTTGCCGTGCATTGCAATAATCGCCGCGATTAGGGCTTTTTGCTCGTGGCTCGTGCGGTAGTTTAGCCCATTTAGCACCATGGAAGCTGCGCTTTCGTGTTTGGCATAAAAGCCAAGCCTTGCGCCAATCTCGCAAAGTTTGGCAGCGTAGCAAAGCGGGCTAATGTATCTGTCTTCTAGCTTGTGAAGGGAGAAAAACACGCTAAAAAGGGCTTTGGCGAACTTGTCTGCGTGCGAGCTTTCGCTAGCAAATCTATCTTGCAGACTTTTTAGGCTTGGGTTGAAATTCTTTGGCAAATTTGCCCCATGCAAAATCGAGCCCAAAAACACACCCTCTCGCACGCCCACACCGCTTGTAATCACGCTTTTTGCGCCGATTTTTTTAGCAATCTCGCTAAAAATTATCGCACCCTCTCTAATCGTGTCGTAACGCTCTTTTTTTATCGGAAATTTGGCTAGTTCTAGGGTTTTTGCGCCGATTAATTTGCTAAAAAACGGCGCGTATTTTTCGTAATCATAGCAGTAATTATGCACGATTTTAATCGGATAATTCTCAATCGCCATTATGGCATTGCTTAGCGCTCTTGCCGAACCGCCCATAGCGATTAAATTTGAGCTGGCAAATTCGTCGCCAACTGCGCTGATTGCCTCATTTACATAGCCATATAGCCCGCCCATATCGCCTTTGTCGAAAAATAGCTCTTTTAGGCGAACGGTGCCTAAATTTAGCGAAATTTTAGCCTCGATTTTGCCATTTTTAATGCGCGCAAGCTCAGTCGAGCCTCCGCCGATATCCACGCTCACGCCCTCTTTGAAATCGCTAAGGAGATTGTGTGCGGCGTATCCTCCAAAATACGCCTCACTCTCGCCGTCTATTTTGCGGATTGCGATTTTGGTTTTTTTAAAAACTAGCTTGATAAACTCGCCCCCATTTGGAGCGTCGCGCAGTGCAGAAGTGCCTACGCAAAGCACCCTTTTGGCGCCGTATTTTTGGAGCAATTCTTTAAATTCCACAAACGCGTCAAGGCATTTTTGCATAGCCGCTGGTTGCAAAACTCCGCCATTTTCATACGCGCCCTCGCCTAGGCGGACTTTGATTTTGTGCTCTGCAAGGATAAAAAACCCAAATCTGCTCGTTCGCTCAAAAATCACTAATCTGGCAGAATTTGAGCCTAAATCAATCACTCCAACGCGTTTTGGCATTAATAATCCATGTGAGCGTGTTTGTATTTGAGCTCACCCTCGGTTTCGATATTATCAGGATCGTAAGTTATACACTCGACAGGGCAGACTACGATGCAGGCTGGTTCTGAGTATTGATCCACGCACTCGCAGCACCTATCTGAATCAATCATATATGTCGGCTCGTCCTCGA is part of the Campylobacter sp. VBCF_01 NA2 genome and harbors:
- a CDS encoding YfhL family 4Fe-4S dicluster ferredoxin — encoded protein: MSLMITDECISCDACREECPNEAIFEDEPTYMIDSDRCCECVDQYSEPACIVVCPVECITYDPDNIETEGELKYKHAHMDY
- a CDS encoding metal-sulfur cluster assembly factor translates to MKDKIYTALRAVIDPEVGFDVVSLGLIYGVSVDENKNATITMTLSTRSCPLHEMMIEWVRNGASSVDGVKNVQIELVWEPAWNIEMAQDHVKKALGKI
- a CDS encoding Ppx/GppA phosphatase family protein → MPKRVGVIDLGSNSARLVIFERTSRFGFFILAEHKIKVRLGEGAYENGGVLQPAAMQKCLDAFVEFKELLQKYGAKRVLCVGTSALRDAPNGGEFIKLVFKKTKIAIRKIDGESEAYFGGYAAHNLLSDFKEGVSVDIGGGSTELARIKNGKIEAKISLNLGTVRLKELFFDKGDMGGLYGYVNEAISAVGDEFASSNLIAMGGSARALSNAIMAIENYPIKIVHNYCYDYEKYAPFFSKLIGAKTLELAKFPIKKERYDTIREGAIIFSEIAKKIGAKSVITSGVGVREGVFLGSILHGANLPKNFNPSLKSLQDRFASESSHADKFAKALFSVFFSLHKLEDRYISPLCYAAKLCEIGARLGFYAKHESAASMVLNGLNYRTSHEQKALIAAIIAMHGKPNLSPNFANLSEILPNERTLAWLSFLCEFARILNENALKNLEFKFENLTLQITGAKNKLMLKDSLRKLPKPAVFAINFI